In Candidatus Woesearchaeota archaeon, a single genomic region encodes these proteins:
- a CDS encoding glycosyltransferase: MLKITVAIPTYNRGKSIKPALEAITKQDFPKSEYELIIVDDGGNDSTKEIVGEFSRKSGFPIRYSWQKNKGPAAARNLAILNSKSPIIAFTDDDCIPNPDWLEKILSAFSNDSDAMIIGGETLPPKGNLIAKVGQGLTKNAFFDNVNGKREAIFFPTCNAAFRKEVFKKAGCFDEDFPIAAGEDLEFSWRCFKKGLKLLYAPDAIVTHYCTPNLRAYARQSFNYGRGNYIAKLKQPDHPEIRMLETGGNIRFLWYCVMEVLEAPRFAFLFTVRIKKWMGISGLKGTLATFFILLVHRFSYLSGNIRERKERNKK, encoded by the coding sequence ATGCTAAAAATAACTGTTGCAATCCCAACATACAACCGGGGAAAATCAATAAAGCCCGCTTTAGAGGCAATAACAAAGCAGGATTTTCCCAAATCTGAATATGAGCTGATTATTGTAGATGACGGCGGAAATGATTCAACAAAAGAGATTGTAGGCGAGTTCAGCAGAAAATCGGGTTTTCCAATAAGATATTCCTGGCAGAAAAACAAGGGTCCTGCAGCAGCAAGGAACCTTGCAATCCTTAATTCAAAATCTCCAATAATCGCATTTACTGATGATGACTGCATTCCAAATCCTGACTGGCTTGAAAAGATTCTTTCTGCATTCTCAAATGATTCTGATGCAATGATAATCGGCGGTGAAACCCTTCCTCCAAAGGGAAATTTGATTGCAAAAGTAGGGCAGGGGCTCACCAAGAATGCCTTCTTTGACAATGTAAACGGAAAAAGGGAGGCGATATTCTTCCCAACCTGTAATGCAGCATTCAGGAAAGAGGTTTTTAAGAAAGCCGGATGCTTTGATGAGGATTTTCCGATTGCAGCAGGAGAGGATTTGGAATTTTCCTGGAGATGCTTTAAGAAAGGGCTGAAGCTTTTATATGCTCCTGATGCAATAGTAACCCATTACTGCACCCCAAATTTGAGGGCTTATGCAAGGCAGAGCTTCAATTATGGAAGGGGCAACTATATTGCAAAACTTAAGCAGCCAGACCATCCTGAAATCAGGATGCTTGAGACAGGGGGAAACATCAGGTTTTTGTGGTATTGCGTTATGGAAGTGCTGGAAGCGCCAAGATTTGCATTCCTCTTCACAGTAAGGATAAAAAAGTGGATGGGGATTTCAGGATTGAAAGGCACTCTTGCAACATTTTTCATCCTTCTTGTGCACAGGTTTTCATACCTATCGGGAAATATCCGGGAAAGAAAGGAAAGAAATAAAAAATAA
- a CDS encoding carbamoyltransferase, giving the protein YSDAYIKNFLKAKNLKFKYYKHIEIKIAELLSEGKIVARFAGKMEYGPRALGNRSILCQATDKKINNWLNKRLKRTEFMPFAPSVLKEEANNCFKNLKGAEYSAEFMTITFYCTDLMRKKAPAVVHVDNTARPQIVSEKNNPSFYKILKQYRNISGIPAIINTSFNMHEEPIVCSPEDALSTFLKAGLDYLAIGSYLVRYP; this is encoded by the coding sequence TATTCCGACGCTTATATTAAAAATTTTTTAAAAGCAAAAAATCTTAAGTTCAAATATTATAAACACATTGAAATTAAAATAGCTGAACTCCTTTCTGAAGGGAAAATTGTTGCAAGGTTTGCCGGAAAGATGGAATACGGGCCAAGGGCGCTTGGCAATAGAAGCATTTTATGCCAGGCAACTGACAAAAAAATAAACAATTGGCTTAATAAGAGATTGAAGCGAACAGAATTTATGCCTTTTGCTCCATCAGTCCTCAAAGAAGAAGCTAATAATTGTTTTAAAAATTTAAAAGGTGCTGAATATTCTGCAGAATTCATGACAATAACATTTTATTGCACAGATTTAATGAGAAAAAAAGCGCCTGCAGTTGTGCATGTTGATAATACCGCAAGGCCCCAGATAGTTTCTGAGAAAAACAATCCTTCTTTTTACAAAATTCTGAAGCAATACCGAAATATCTCAGGCATTCCTGCAATTATAAACACCAGTTTTAACATGCATGAAGAGCCGATTGTATGCTCTCCAGAAGATGCATTAAGCACTTTTTTAAAAGCGGGGCTGGATTATCTTGCCATTGGAAGCTATTTAGTAAGATACCCATAA